A genomic segment from Tachysurus fulvidraco isolate hzauxx_2018 chromosome 21, HZAU_PFXX_2.0, whole genome shotgun sequence encodes:
- the irs4a gene encoding insulin receptor substrate 2-B isoform X2 — MADLHDNGVMLPRETRRVAKTAAVATSGESSSSSSSSSCCSINNGGSRLPAHSTASAHHHHHHHHGALPRRHPPPYHFRVHHLFPEEKAQDPVVRKHLPALQYKVHDSAFCRVLSTDTTAAALAAAAAVCSGSVDADVWKCGYLRKQKHGHKRFFVLRGPSNLGPSRLEYYDSEKKFRNALKAAASTAGVVCPPKRVIYLSQCFTVNKRADAKNKYLIALYTKDEYFAMVADSEQEQEDWYLALTELMTEGKKGQLDTDELDDGYGTISPGTIFKEVWQVNVKPKGLGQTKNLMGVYRLCLSAKTIHLVKLNSETPAVNLPLMNIRRCGHSESFFFIEVGRSSSIGPGEIWVQVEDSVVAQNMHETILDTMKALKAFPDFRPRSKSQSSGSNPIPFITTRRHFGNLPPSQTGLQRASRTDSVTGISPAGKSKSMIGQRYRTSSEGEGTSDRPLSSGTGSLLHLNTPCLNVGREESGGCCTHASPGFAHHTRSASLPVSHFLSATSPISVSSSSGHGSASDTHTRPSSSSICGSPSDGGFNSSDEFCPSPCDYRYFHASSSTPEPHSDTPPIREENRLVDYMAMDWYKDTQGGTRTFEEESSYMERTFFKLTHYTKPKPGNSLGVMHQKATQTSSSLDEPSPVESKRHAVCSCLLKADYKSYSELHHPNRPPSLNTDGQKKLLKEDGYMPMIYSIISSPHTDYTPMQPRANDPVSLHLHPCSLQQLDKHGYMMMLPQDNPSPGINSPSSRSQNEYDEYMDMSRVSAAEGYRQTSPEGPKSYGSYFSLPRSYKTPCREDRRKAEYVPESPVEPLSPTSPGEYIHMESGDRPPHAGPTSSPSAVDSPTGPSSQPCYQLCCSSPDHDYMGLNMDNLLKNRPPRHSLVAPWNPPNYARPLGCTYGQAQNDFVPKNIHREAESPSRLIQHLCVSERSPSPQTEPKVIRVDPQGRRRHSSETFYPCSGGTAGGCTARPSAIVNLVEGCRWQNSASFDSMWSYTEDQRSPDSVLLTANCATGGTCCNVSSSYLNYIALDLREVPRMTHDATPPYPSHGTLEEHELCACLDLSKSGGHTTASKE, encoded by the exons ATGGCAGATCTCCACGATAACGGCGTTATGTTGCCGCGGGAGACGCGTCGTGTTGCAAAAACGGCGGCGGTCGCGACCAGCGGTGagtcttcatcctcctcctcctcctcctcctgctgctcAATCAATAACGGTGGCTCGCGCTTGCCCGCGCACTCCACGGCCTCTgctcatcaccaccaccaccaccaccacggtGCTCTTCCGAGGAGACACCCACCACCTTACCACTTCAGAGTTCATCATCTTTTCCCAGAGGAGAAAGCTCAGGATCCTGTGGTGAGGAAACATCTCCCCGCGCTCCAGTACAAGGTGCACGACTCTGCCTTCTGCCGCGTCCTCAGCACGGACACCACCGCTGCCGCTCtggccgccgccgccgccgtgTGCTCAGGCAGTGTGGATGCTGATGTGTGGAAGTGTGGATATctgagaaaacagaaacatggacACAAGAGGTTTTTTGTGTTGAGGGGACCCAGCAACCTTGGGCCCAGTCGCCTGGAGTACTATGACAGTGAGAAAAAATTCCGAAATGCACTAAAAGCTGCTGCCTCCACTGCCGGTGTTGTGTGTCCTCCTAAGAGGGTTATTTACCTGTCTCAGTGTTTCACAGTCAACAAGAGGGCTGATGCTAAGAACAAATACCTCATTGCTCTTTATACTAAAGATGAGTATTTTGCTATGGTGGCTGACAGTGAGCAGGAGCAGGAGGACTGGTACCTGGCCCTCACAGAACTGATGACCGAGGGCAAAAAGGGGCAGCTGGACACGGACGAGTTAGATGACGGTTATGGGACCATTTCACCTGGGACCATTTTTAAAGAGGTGTGGCAGGTGAATGTGAAACCCAAAGGTTTGGGGCAGACCAAGAATTTAATGGGGGTGTACCGTCTGTGCCTTTCCGCCAAGACAATTCACCTAGTGAAGTTAAATTCCGAAACCCCTGCTGTGAACCTGCCTTTGATGAACATTCGCCGTTGCGGACATTCGGAAAGCTTTTTCTTTATCGAGGTGGGACGCTCTTCTTCTATTGGTCCAGGTGAGATCTGGGTACAAGTGGAAGACTCTGTAGTGGCTCAGAACATGCACGAGACCATACTGGACACTATGAAAGCTTTAAAGGCCTTTCCAGACTTCAGACCACGGAGCAAGAGCCAGTCCTCTGGTTCCAACCCCATACCATTTATCACGACGCGCCGCCACTTTGGCAATCTCCCTCCCAGCCAGACAGGGCTCCAGCGTGCCTCCAGAACTGATTCAGTGACGGGCATATCTCCTGCAGGAAAGAGTAAAAGCATGATAGGACAGCGCTACCGTACGTCCAGTGAAGGCGAGGGCACCTCAGATCGACCGCTCAGCTCGGGCACGGGCAGCTTGTTGCACCTAAACACACCCTGCCTCAATGTGGGCCGGGAGGAGAGTGGTGGCTGCTGTACCCACGCTTCACCTGGTTTTGCCCATCATACCCGCTCTGCCTCGCTGCCCGTATCGCACTTCCTGTCTGCTACCAGTCCCATCAGCGTTTCTAGCAGCAGTGGCCACGGTTCagcctcagacacacacacacgaccctcCAGCTCCTCCATCTGTGGCTCTCCCAGTGATGGAGGTTTTAACTCCTCTGATGAATTCTGTCCAAGCCCATGTGACTACAGATATTTCCATGCAAGCAGCAGTACACCTGAACCTCACAGTGACACTCCGCCCATTAGGGAGGAGAACCGACTTGTGGACTACATGGCCATGGATTGGTACAAAGACACACAGGGTGGAACCAGGACTTTTGAGGAGGAGAGCAGTTATATGGAAAGAACTTTTTTCAAGCTCACACATTACACCAAGCCAAAACCTGGGAACAGTTTAGGTGTCATGCACCAGAAAGCAACACAGACTTCATCTTCATTAGATGAACCGAGCCCTGTGGAGTCAAAACGGCATGCTGTCTGCTCCTGCCTCCTTAAAGCAGACTATAAATCTTACTCTGAGTTACATCACCCAAACAGGCCTCCCTCTCTCAACACAGACGGTCAGAAGAAACTGCTTAAGGAAGACGGTTACATGCCTATGATATACAGCatcatctcctctcctcataCAGATTACACCCCTATGCAACCCAGAGCAAACGACCCGGTCTCCCTGCACCTTCATCCGTGCTCCTTACAGCAGCTGGACAAACACGGCTACATGATGATGCTGCCACAAGACAACCCTTCTCCTGGAATAAACAGTCCCTCCAGCAGAAGCCAAAACGAATATGATGAATACATGGACATGTCCCGGGTAAGTGCTGCTGAAGGCTACAGGCAGACTTCCCCTGAAGGCCCCAAGTCTTATGGCTCCTATTTCTCTCTTCCACGCTCTTACAAAACCCCGTGCCGAGAGGATCGCCGAAAAGCAGAATATGTTCCCGAGTCGCCTGTTGAACCTCTGAGTCCTACCAGTCCAGGAGAGTACATTCACATGGAGTCTGGAGACAGGCCTCCTCATGCAGGCCCCACATCCTCCCCATCGGCAGTGGACTCCCCCACCGGGCCGAGTTCTCAGCCTTGTTATCAGCTGTGCTGCTCTTCACCTGACCATGACTACATGGGTCTAAACATGGACAACCTTCTGAAGAACCGTCCTCCTCGCCATTCTCTCGTAGCCCCGTGGAACCCTCCGAACTACGCACGCCCCTTAGGGTGCACCTATGGCCAGGCTCAGAATGACTTTGTCCCCAAGAACATCCACAGAGAAGCTGAGAGTCCCTCCAGGCTGATACAgcacctgtgtgtgtcagaaaggTCACCCAGCCCTCAAACTGAGCCTAAGGTCATAAGGGTAGATCCACAAGGCCGGAGGAGACACAGCTCAGAGACTTTCTACCCTTGTTCTGGTGGCACTGCGGGTGGATGTACTGCTAGACCCTCTGCCATTGTGAATCTTGTAGAAGGCTGTCGATGGCAGAATTCGGCCTCGTTTGACAGCATGTGGTCATACACAGAAGATCAAAGATCTCCAGACTCTGTTCTCCTCACTGCTAACTGTGCCACTGGAGGAACGTGCTGCAACGTTTCATCCAGCTACCTCAACTATATCGCTCTGGACCTGAGGGAAGTCCCCAGGATGACCCACGATGCCACACCTCCATACCCATCTCACGGGACACTTGAGGAGCATGAGCTTTGTGCTTGTTTGGACTTATCCAAGTCAGGAGGACACACCACTGCCTCCAAAG aGTGA
- the irs4a gene encoding insulin receptor substrate 2-B isoform X1, producing MADLHDNGVMLPRETRRVAKTAAVATSGESSSSSSSSSCCSINNGGSRLPAHSTASAHHHHHHHHGALPRRHPPPYHFRVHHLFPEEKAQDPVVRKHLPALQYKVHDSAFCRVLSTDTTAAALAAAAAVCSGSVDADVWKCGYLRKQKHGHKRFFVLRGPSNLGPSRLEYYDSEKKFRNALKAAASTAGVVCPPKRVIYLSQCFTVNKRADAKNKYLIALYTKDEYFAMVADSEQEQEDWYLALTELMTEGKKGQLDTDELDDGYGTISPGTIFKEVWQVNVKPKGLGQTKNLMGVYRLCLSAKTIHLVKLNSETPAVNLPLMNIRRCGHSESFFFIEVGRSSSIGPGEIWVQVEDSVVAQNMHETILDTMKALKAFPDFRPRSKSQSSGSNPIPFITTRRHFGNLPPSQTGLQRASRTDSVTGISPAGKSKSMIGQRYRTSSEGEGTSDRPLSSGTGSLLHLNTPCLNVGREESGGCCTHASPGFAHHTRSASLPVSHFLSATSPISVSSSSGHGSASDTHTRPSSSSICGSPSDGGFNSSDEFCPSPCDYRYFHASSSTPEPHSDTPPIREENRLVDYMAMDWYKDTQGGTRTFEEESSYMERTFFKLTHYTKPKPGNSLGVMHQKATQTSSSLDEPSPVESKRHAVCSCLLKADYKSYSELHHPNRPPSLNTDGQKKLLKEDGYMPMIYSIISSPHTDYTPMQPRANDPVSLHLHPCSLQQLDKHGYMMMLPQDNPSPGINSPSSRSQNEYDEYMDMSRVSAAEGYRQTSPEGPKSYGSYFSLPRSYKTPCREDRRKAEYVPESPVEPLSPTSPGEYIHMESGDRPPHAGPTSSPSAVDSPTGPSSQPCYQLCCSSPDHDYMGLNMDNLLKNRPPRHSLVAPWNPPNYARPLGCTYGQAQNDFVPKNIHREAESPSRLIQHLCVSERSPSPQTEPKVIRVDPQGRRRHSSETFYPCSGGTAGGCTARPSAIVNLVEGCRWQNSASFDSMWSYTEDQRSPDSVLLTANCATGGTCCNVSSSYLNYIALDLREVPRMTHDATPPYPSHGTLEEHELCACLDLSKSGGHTTASKAPADLQSTLSSAS from the exons ATGGCAGATCTCCACGATAACGGCGTTATGTTGCCGCGGGAGACGCGTCGTGTTGCAAAAACGGCGGCGGTCGCGACCAGCGGTGagtcttcatcctcctcctcctcctcctcctgctgctcAATCAATAACGGTGGCTCGCGCTTGCCCGCGCACTCCACGGCCTCTgctcatcaccaccaccaccaccaccacggtGCTCTTCCGAGGAGACACCCACCACCTTACCACTTCAGAGTTCATCATCTTTTCCCAGAGGAGAAAGCTCAGGATCCTGTGGTGAGGAAACATCTCCCCGCGCTCCAGTACAAGGTGCACGACTCTGCCTTCTGCCGCGTCCTCAGCACGGACACCACCGCTGCCGCTCtggccgccgccgccgccgtgTGCTCAGGCAGTGTGGATGCTGATGTGTGGAAGTGTGGATATctgagaaaacagaaacatggacACAAGAGGTTTTTTGTGTTGAGGGGACCCAGCAACCTTGGGCCCAGTCGCCTGGAGTACTATGACAGTGAGAAAAAATTCCGAAATGCACTAAAAGCTGCTGCCTCCACTGCCGGTGTTGTGTGTCCTCCTAAGAGGGTTATTTACCTGTCTCAGTGTTTCACAGTCAACAAGAGGGCTGATGCTAAGAACAAATACCTCATTGCTCTTTATACTAAAGATGAGTATTTTGCTATGGTGGCTGACAGTGAGCAGGAGCAGGAGGACTGGTACCTGGCCCTCACAGAACTGATGACCGAGGGCAAAAAGGGGCAGCTGGACACGGACGAGTTAGATGACGGTTATGGGACCATTTCACCTGGGACCATTTTTAAAGAGGTGTGGCAGGTGAATGTGAAACCCAAAGGTTTGGGGCAGACCAAGAATTTAATGGGGGTGTACCGTCTGTGCCTTTCCGCCAAGACAATTCACCTAGTGAAGTTAAATTCCGAAACCCCTGCTGTGAACCTGCCTTTGATGAACATTCGCCGTTGCGGACATTCGGAAAGCTTTTTCTTTATCGAGGTGGGACGCTCTTCTTCTATTGGTCCAGGTGAGATCTGGGTACAAGTGGAAGACTCTGTAGTGGCTCAGAACATGCACGAGACCATACTGGACACTATGAAAGCTTTAAAGGCCTTTCCAGACTTCAGACCACGGAGCAAGAGCCAGTCCTCTGGTTCCAACCCCATACCATTTATCACGACGCGCCGCCACTTTGGCAATCTCCCTCCCAGCCAGACAGGGCTCCAGCGTGCCTCCAGAACTGATTCAGTGACGGGCATATCTCCTGCAGGAAAGAGTAAAAGCATGATAGGACAGCGCTACCGTACGTCCAGTGAAGGCGAGGGCACCTCAGATCGACCGCTCAGCTCGGGCACGGGCAGCTTGTTGCACCTAAACACACCCTGCCTCAATGTGGGCCGGGAGGAGAGTGGTGGCTGCTGTACCCACGCTTCACCTGGTTTTGCCCATCATACCCGCTCTGCCTCGCTGCCCGTATCGCACTTCCTGTCTGCTACCAGTCCCATCAGCGTTTCTAGCAGCAGTGGCCACGGTTCagcctcagacacacacacacgaccctcCAGCTCCTCCATCTGTGGCTCTCCCAGTGATGGAGGTTTTAACTCCTCTGATGAATTCTGTCCAAGCCCATGTGACTACAGATATTTCCATGCAAGCAGCAGTACACCTGAACCTCACAGTGACACTCCGCCCATTAGGGAGGAGAACCGACTTGTGGACTACATGGCCATGGATTGGTACAAAGACACACAGGGTGGAACCAGGACTTTTGAGGAGGAGAGCAGTTATATGGAAAGAACTTTTTTCAAGCTCACACATTACACCAAGCCAAAACCTGGGAACAGTTTAGGTGTCATGCACCAGAAAGCAACACAGACTTCATCTTCATTAGATGAACCGAGCCCTGTGGAGTCAAAACGGCATGCTGTCTGCTCCTGCCTCCTTAAAGCAGACTATAAATCTTACTCTGAGTTACATCACCCAAACAGGCCTCCCTCTCTCAACACAGACGGTCAGAAGAAACTGCTTAAGGAAGACGGTTACATGCCTATGATATACAGCatcatctcctctcctcataCAGATTACACCCCTATGCAACCCAGAGCAAACGACCCGGTCTCCCTGCACCTTCATCCGTGCTCCTTACAGCAGCTGGACAAACACGGCTACATGATGATGCTGCCACAAGACAACCCTTCTCCTGGAATAAACAGTCCCTCCAGCAGAAGCCAAAACGAATATGATGAATACATGGACATGTCCCGGGTAAGTGCTGCTGAAGGCTACAGGCAGACTTCCCCTGAAGGCCCCAAGTCTTATGGCTCCTATTTCTCTCTTCCACGCTCTTACAAAACCCCGTGCCGAGAGGATCGCCGAAAAGCAGAATATGTTCCCGAGTCGCCTGTTGAACCTCTGAGTCCTACCAGTCCAGGAGAGTACATTCACATGGAGTCTGGAGACAGGCCTCCTCATGCAGGCCCCACATCCTCCCCATCGGCAGTGGACTCCCCCACCGGGCCGAGTTCTCAGCCTTGTTATCAGCTGTGCTGCTCTTCACCTGACCATGACTACATGGGTCTAAACATGGACAACCTTCTGAAGAACCGTCCTCCTCGCCATTCTCTCGTAGCCCCGTGGAACCCTCCGAACTACGCACGCCCCTTAGGGTGCACCTATGGCCAGGCTCAGAATGACTTTGTCCCCAAGAACATCCACAGAGAAGCTGAGAGTCCCTCCAGGCTGATACAgcacctgtgtgtgtcagaaaggTCACCCAGCCCTCAAACTGAGCCTAAGGTCATAAGGGTAGATCCACAAGGCCGGAGGAGACACAGCTCAGAGACTTTCTACCCTTGTTCTGGTGGCACTGCGGGTGGATGTACTGCTAGACCCTCTGCCATTGTGAATCTTGTAGAAGGCTGTCGATGGCAGAATTCGGCCTCGTTTGACAGCATGTGGTCATACACAGAAGATCAAAGATCTCCAGACTCTGTTCTCCTCACTGCTAACTGTGCCACTGGAGGAACGTGCTGCAACGTTTCATCCAGCTACCTCAACTATATCGCTCTGGACCTGAGGGAAGTCCCCAGGATGACCCACGATGCCACACCTCCATACCCATCTCACGGGACACTTGAGGAGCATGAGCTTTGTGCTTGTTTGGACTTATCCAAGTCAGGAGGACACACCACTGCCTCCAAAG CTCCTGCAGATCTACAGTCTACACTGTCTTCTGCTTCCTGA